One genomic segment of Actinoplanes ianthinogenes includes these proteins:
- a CDS encoding citrate/2-methylcitrate synthase, giving the protein MSLDVDSRSPPPICSLPDLLGRAWHGGCNTVSELLNSSAINILVDSGSTDLKWNSHSAQWLTSAEAVERLGVVPETLYAYVSRGLIKTTGARGSNRRYLRRDIEALASKGRRSKRSRPADTPVESQISLIQNGVLYYRGRCASTLAGMLRFEEFTDWLWHGTPSRGADATAELDRDALAGLRLLPAPADALPLDRLRMALPVLAAHRQDEPGDVVAAGWWLLRHSAAVMRPDPGPATSGLVAGVLSGLTGDPAPGPAAQRLLTEAMILVADNGLTTQTMTVRMSASVGADLFGAVQAGLALARGTRPGTTSLAVEDALRRRAGGSATGDLAGMQSHEHYPSGDPRAAYLVGRLAELGVGNPRMAVVRDHLAEGAARGGEPNIDFAFAALAFLLGAPRGSAEYLFAIARMVGWIAHYLEECELVRRDGVRRYRFPALYTGSLPKTRAGARPDNRRTFTQG; this is encoded by the coding sequence ATGTCACTTGATGTTGACAGCCGCAGTCCGCCGCCGATATGTTCCCTTCCGGATCTGCTCGGCAGAGCATGGCACGGGGGATGTAACACGGTGAGCGAACTGCTCAATAGTTCTGCGATCAATATTTTGGTCGATTCTGGGTCCACGGATCTGAAATGGAATTCACATTCGGCGCAATGGCTCACCTCCGCGGAGGCGGTCGAGCGGCTCGGAGTGGTTCCGGAAACGCTCTACGCATACGTCAGCAGAGGTTTGATCAAGACCACCGGAGCGCGCGGCAGCAACCGTCGCTACCTGCGCCGGGACATCGAGGCGCTGGCCTCGAAGGGCCGCCGGAGCAAGCGCTCCCGGCCCGCCGACACCCCGGTGGAGTCGCAGATCAGTCTCATCCAGAACGGCGTCCTGTATTACCGGGGGCGCTGCGCGTCCACATTGGCCGGCATGTTGCGATTCGAGGAATTCACCGACTGGTTGTGGCACGGCACGCCGTCGCGCGGCGCCGACGCCACGGCGGAGCTGGACCGGGACGCCCTGGCCGGTCTGCGCCTGCTGCCGGCCCCGGCGGACGCGCTGCCGCTGGACCGGCTGCGGATGGCGCTTCCGGTGCTGGCCGCCCACCGGCAGGACGAGCCCGGGGACGTGGTGGCGGCGGGCTGGTGGCTGCTGCGGCACAGCGCGGCCGTCATGCGGCCGGACCCCGGCCCGGCGACGAGCGGGCTGGTGGCCGGGGTGCTCTCCGGCCTGACCGGCGATCCGGCCCCGGGCCCGGCCGCGCAGCGGCTGCTCACCGAGGCCATGATCCTGGTGGCCGACAACGGGCTGACCACGCAGACCATGACCGTGCGGATGTCCGCGTCGGTCGGCGCCGACCTGTTCGGCGCGGTGCAGGCGGGACTGGCGCTGGCCCGGGGCACCCGGCCGGGCACCACCTCGCTCGCGGTGGAGGACGCGTTGCGCCGCCGCGCGGGGGGTTCCGCCACCGGGGACCTCGCCGGCATGCAGTCGCACGAGCACTATCCGTCCGGCGACCCGCGGGCGGCGTACCTGGTGGGCCGGCTCGCCGAGCTCGGCGTGGGCAACCCCCGGATGGCGGTCGTCCGCGACCACCTGGCCGAGGGGGCCGCGCGCGGCGGGGAGCCGAACATCGACTTCGCCTTCGCCGCCCTGGCGTTCCTGCTCGGCGCCCCGCGCGGCAGCGCCGAGTACCTCTTCGCGATCGCCCGGATGGTCGGCTGGATCGCGCACTACCTGGAGGAGTGCGAGCTGGTGCGCCGGGACGGCGTCCGCCGCTACCGCTTCCCGGCCCTGTACACCGGCTCGCTCCCGAAGACGCGAGCCGGCGCCCGCCCCGACAACCGCCGCACCTTCACCCAAGGCTGA
- a CDS encoding nuclear transport factor 2 family protein, translating into MSTQPSATALVAGFFQSFGAGDLPGLLALFADDVDFRVAGAPTVPWVGERRTRAEIEAFFKTLGAELTTEAFAVDAVFGDATNAGATGSFTQRVNSTGKAFTSDFALYVQANVGEIVKFRFFEDSFAVAEAF; encoded by the coding sequence ATGTCCACCCAGCCCTCAGCCACCGCCCTCGTCGCCGGGTTCTTCCAGTCCTTCGGGGCCGGTGACCTGCCGGGTCTGCTCGCCCTGTTCGCCGACGACGTGGACTTCCGGGTCGCCGGGGCGCCGACCGTGCCCTGGGTCGGGGAGCGCCGCACCCGCGCCGAGATCGAGGCGTTCTTCAAGACCCTCGGCGCCGAGCTGACCACCGAGGCGTTCGCCGTCGACGCGGTCTTCGGCGACGCGACCAACGCGGGCGCCACCGGCAGCTTCACCCAGCGCGTCAACAGCACCGGGAAGGCCTTCACCTCGGACTTCGCGCTGTACGTGCAGGCGAACGTCGGCGAGATCGTCAAGTTCCGCTTCTTCGAGGACAGCTTCGCCGTCGCCGAGGCGTTCTGA
- a CDS encoding aldehyde dehydrogenase produces MFIDNRTEPGTAGPLLDVVNPATGEVWARVPEAGAADVDRAVAAARRAFEEGPWPRWRAADRADFLIRFGRALAEHAEELAALQVAENGKLMREMLGQVKLFPEHFTYYAGLAQAPSGQTNRVHLPDVLNYTVREPLGVVAAITPWNSPLMLLVWKLGPALAAGNTVVAKPSEITPVSALRLAEIAAEQGLPPGVLNVVTGSAAAGSALVDHPGVDKIAFTGSTTAGQAIAARAGASLKRVSLELGGKSPNIVFADADPEEAVDGVIAGIFGATGQTCMAGSRVLLQDEIHDRVLDLLVARARRIVVGDPADPGSEMGTVACRAQYDKVMHYVAVAREDGARLVHGGGHATVPGLPNGLFIEPTIVAGVTNEMRIAREEVFGPIAAVLRFTDEDDAVRIANDSAYGLAAGVWTRDVRRAHRMAGRLRAGTVWINNYRKTSYATPFGGYKHSGIGRENGPDALREYTEEKSVWVDTGQGVKDPFNPRA; encoded by the coding sequence ATGTTCATCGACAACCGCACGGAACCCGGGACGGCCGGGCCGTTGCTGGACGTCGTCAACCCGGCGACCGGCGAGGTCTGGGCCCGGGTCCCGGAGGCCGGCGCGGCCGACGTCGACCGGGCCGTCGCCGCCGCCCGGCGCGCCTTCGAGGAGGGGCCGTGGCCGCGGTGGCGTGCCGCCGACCGGGCCGACTTCCTGATCCGGTTCGGCCGGGCTCTCGCCGAGCACGCCGAGGAGCTCGCCGCGCTCCAGGTCGCCGAGAACGGCAAGCTGATGCGCGAGATGCTCGGGCAGGTCAAGCTCTTCCCGGAGCACTTCACCTACTACGCGGGCCTCGCCCAGGCGCCGTCCGGGCAGACGAACCGGGTGCACCTGCCGGACGTGCTGAACTACACGGTGCGCGAGCCGCTCGGCGTGGTCGCCGCCATCACGCCGTGGAACTCCCCGCTGATGCTGCTCGTCTGGAAGCTCGGCCCGGCCCTGGCCGCCGGGAACACCGTGGTCGCCAAGCCCTCGGAGATCACTCCGGTGTCGGCGCTGCGGCTCGCCGAGATCGCCGCCGAGCAGGGCCTGCCGCCCGGCGTCCTGAACGTGGTCACCGGCTCGGCGGCGGCCGGGTCGGCGCTGGTCGACCACCCGGGCGTCGACAAGATCGCGTTCACCGGGTCGACGACGGCGGGTCAGGCGATCGCGGCGCGGGCGGGCGCCTCCCTCAAACGGGTGTCGCTGGAGCTCGGCGGCAAGAGCCCGAACATCGTCTTCGCCGACGCGGACCCCGAGGAGGCGGTCGACGGGGTGATCGCCGGGATCTTCGGCGCCACCGGGCAGACCTGCATGGCCGGCTCCCGGGTGCTGCTCCAGGACGAGATCCACGACCGGGTCCTGGACCTGCTCGTCGCCCGGGCCCGGAGGATCGTCGTCGGCGATCCGGCCGACCCGGGCAGCGAGATGGGCACGGTCGCCTGCCGCGCGCAGTACGACAAGGTCATGCACTACGTGGCGGTCGCCCGCGAGGACGGCGCCCGGCTGGTGCACGGCGGTGGGCACGCCACCGTGCCGGGCCTGCCGAACGGCCTGTTCATCGAGCCCACCATCGTCGCCGGCGTGACGAACGAGATGCGGATCGCCCGCGAGGAGGTCTTCGGGCCGATCGCCGCGGTGCTGCGGTTCACCGACGAGGACGACGCCGTCCGGATCGCCAACGACAGCGCGTACGGCCTGGCCGCCGGGGTGTGGACGCGGGACGTCCGCCGGGCGCACCGGATGGCCGGCCGGCTGCGGGCGGGCACCGTGTGGATCAACAACTACCGCAAGACCTCGTACGCCACCCCCTTCGGCGGCTACAAGCACAGCGGCATCGGCCGGGAGAACGGTCCGGACGCGCTGCGCGAGTACACCGAGGAGAAGAGCGTCTGGGTGGACACCGGACAGGGCGTCAAGGATCCCTTCAACCCCCGTGCCTGA
- a CDS encoding pyridoxal phosphate-dependent aminotransferase: MSRVSARIANIAESATLAVDAKAKALKAAGRPVIGFGAGEPDFPTPDYIVEAAVAACRDPRFHKYTPAGGLPELREAIARQVGRPAGQVVVTNGGKQAVYQAFAALLDPGDEVLVPAPYWTTYPEAIKLAGGVPVPVLTDESTGYLAGVDQLAAALTPRTKVLLICSPSNPTGAVYPREQLAEIGRWALENDLMVVTDEIYEHLVYGDAEFHSLPVVVPELADRTIVLSGVSKTFAMTGWRVGWMYGPDDLIKGALNLQSHATSNVSNVAQAAALAAVTGDLSAVAEMRRAFDRRRRTMVRMLNEIPGVVCPEPQGAFYVYPSVAGLLGRELRGRRPASSMELASLILDEAEVALVPGEAFGTPGYFRLSYALGDDDLVEGVTRIAKLAHEAA; encoded by the coding sequence ATGAGTCGCGTTTCCGCGCGGATCGCCAACATCGCCGAGTCGGCCACGCTGGCCGTCGACGCCAAGGCGAAGGCGCTCAAAGCGGCGGGCCGGCCGGTCATCGGATTCGGCGCCGGCGAGCCGGACTTTCCCACGCCGGACTACATCGTGGAGGCCGCGGTGGCGGCCTGCCGGGACCCGCGTTTCCACAAGTACACCCCGGCCGGCGGCCTGCCCGAGCTGCGCGAGGCCATCGCCCGCCAGGTGGGCCGCCCGGCCGGGCAGGTGGTCGTCACCAACGGCGGCAAGCAGGCCGTCTACCAGGCGTTCGCGGCCCTGCTGGACCCGGGCGACGAGGTGCTCGTGCCCGCGCCGTACTGGACCACGTACCCCGAGGCGATCAAGCTGGCCGGTGGCGTGCCGGTCCCGGTCCTGACCGACGAGTCCACCGGTTACCTGGCCGGCGTGGACCAGCTGGCGGCCGCGCTGACCCCGCGGACCAAGGTGCTGCTGATCTGCTCGCCGTCCAACCCGACCGGCGCCGTCTACCCGCGCGAGCAGCTGGCCGAGATCGGCCGCTGGGCGCTGGAGAACGACCTGATGGTCGTCACCGACGAGATCTACGAGCATCTGGTGTACGGCGACGCCGAGTTCCACTCCCTGCCGGTGGTGGTGCCGGAGCTCGCCGACCGCACCATCGTGCTCAGCGGCGTCTCCAAGACGTTCGCGATGACCGGCTGGCGGGTCGGCTGGATGTACGGCCCCGACGACCTGATCAAGGGCGCCCTCAACCTCCAGTCGCACGCCACCTCGAACGTCAGCAACGTCGCCCAGGCCGCCGCCCTCGCCGCGGTCACCGGGGACCTGTCCGCGGTCGCCGAGATGCGCCGGGCCTTCGACCGGCGCCGCCGCACCATGGTCCGGATGCTCAACGAGATCCCGGGCGTCGTCTGCCCGGAGCCGCAGGGCGCGTTCTACGTCTACCCGTCCGTCGCCGGGCTGCTCGGCCGGGAGCTGCGCGGCCGCCGCCCGGCCAGCTCGATGGAGCTGGCGTCGCTGATCCTCGACGAGGCCGAGGTCGCCCTGGTGCCGGGCGAGGCGTTCGGGACGCCCGGTTACTTCCGCCTCTCCTACGCCCTGGGCGACGACGACCTGGTGGAGGGCGTCACCCGGATCGCCAAGCTGGCGCACGAAGCCGCCTGA
- a CDS encoding L-threonylcarbamoyladenylate synthase, with the protein MPDIRPYNDETHAYALELLKQDGVIVAPSVTNYGVFCAATSRIGINRIFEMKQRTKFGPLTLGIGHPEDARTYADIPADFPDELIAELLLGMTTTVFFASAASREFPAEMTVGAPTVGLFCHGTSPMWAIGRDFGPIALTSSNISGTGGHQVTREQAINDLGQHADLVIDGGPIGWDDAAGPFQSNTVVDFSFDPPHLVRPGRYATERLLRHFPDLVTDLDEYKRVLTERMGDVKL; encoded by the coding sequence ATGCCCGACATCCGGCCGTACAACGACGAGACGCACGCCTACGCCCTGGAACTGCTCAAGCAGGACGGGGTGATCGTCGCCCCGAGCGTGACGAACTACGGCGTCTTCTGCGCGGCGACCAGCCGCATCGGCATCAACCGCATCTTCGAGATGAAGCAGCGCACCAAGTTCGGCCCGCTCACCCTGGGCATCGGGCACCCGGAGGACGCCCGGACGTACGCCGACATCCCGGCCGACTTCCCCGACGAGCTGATCGCCGAGCTGCTGCTGGGGATGACCACCACGGTCTTCTTCGCGTCGGCGGCCTCCCGTGAGTTCCCGGCGGAGATGACCGTGGGCGCGCCCACCGTCGGCCTCTTCTGCCACGGGACCAGCCCGATGTGGGCGATCGGCCGCGACTTCGGCCCGATCGCGCTGACCTCGTCCAACATCTCCGGCACCGGCGGCCACCAGGTCACCCGGGAGCAGGCGATCAACGACCTCGGCCAGCACGCCGACCTGGTCATCGACGGCGGCCCGATCGGCTGGGACGACGCGGCCGGCCCGTTCCAGAGCAACACCGTCGTCGACTTCTCCTTCGACCCGCCGCACCTGGTGCGCCCCGGCCGGTACGCCACCGAGCGCCTGCTGCGCCACTTCCCGGACCTGGTGACCGACCTGGACGAGTACAAGCGCGTGCTCACCGAACGCATGGGAGACGTGAAGCTGTGA
- a CDS encoding MFS transporter has product MTASQTSPVAAPAGPAPDAPIAAFCVFLAAAATLATGQLFGFLAFVPQLTERFGSAVKLGLPLFAAGYAVGMILLGSLAGRLGARRVLVVSLAAGGVLSLVTSLAPHVSVLLGLRFAEGLVLGGFPPAAFVASVQRVPQQKILFPNSAMVFGLLGSAGAAGLAARGLAATVGWRGGLVVFGLLLLVVAGVAAVQRGIAPGRPSPVHPYRLVGVELAGPEVLFSAACGMVTMATFVTTNGAAQKGPHPIAALLIVLGAVLTLLALAKLIVRRPADLRRIVGLVLTLAGAAVLHLSEDQVLVALALATVGATLTVPASIQQVVGNARKAIPVAVASFTCSLFVGGALAGLAVTGLVAIEPSTVTAVLLAGLALAGVGGVIRSAQSRRR; this is encoded by the coding sequence GTGACCGCGTCGCAGACCAGTCCGGTCGCCGCGCCGGCCGGCCCGGCCCCGGACGCGCCGATCGCCGCCTTCTGCGTCTTCCTCGCCGCGGCGGCCACCCTGGCCACCGGGCAGCTCTTCGGCTTCCTCGCCTTCGTCCCGCAGCTGACCGAGCGCTTCGGCTCCGCGGTCAAGCTCGGGCTGCCGCTGTTCGCCGCGGGCTACGCGGTCGGCATGATCCTGCTCGGTTCGCTGGCGGGCCGGCTGGGCGCACGCCGCGTGCTGGTCGTCAGCCTCGCCGCGGGCGGCGTGCTGAGCCTGGTCACCTCGCTGGCCCCGCACGTGTCGGTGCTGCTCGGCCTGCGGTTCGCCGAGGGCCTGGTGCTGGGCGGGTTCCCGCCGGCGGCGTTCGTCGCCTCGGTGCAGCGGGTGCCCCAGCAGAAGATCCTGTTCCCCAACTCGGCCATGGTGTTCGGGCTGCTCGGGTCAGCCGGCGCCGCCGGTCTGGCCGCTCGTGGCCTGGCCGCGACCGTCGGGTGGCGCGGCGGGCTGGTGGTCTTCGGACTGTTGCTGCTCGTGGTGGCCGGGGTCGCCGCCGTCCAGCGGGGCATCGCCCCCGGCCGCCCGTCCCCGGTCCACCCCTACCGCCTGGTGGGTGTGGAGCTGGCCGGTCCGGAGGTCCTGTTCAGCGCGGCCTGCGGCATGGTCACCATGGCCACCTTCGTCACCACGAACGGCGCCGCGCAGAAGGGTCCGCACCCGATCGCCGCGCTGCTGATCGTGCTGGGCGCGGTCCTGACGCTGCTGGCCCTGGCCAAGCTGATCGTGCGGCGGCCGGCGGACCTGCGCCGGATCGTGGGGCTGGTCCTCACCCTGGCCGGCGCCGCGGTGCTGCACCTGAGCGAAGATCAGGTGCTCGTCGCGCTGGCCCTGGCCACGGTCGGCGCCACGCTGACCGTCCCGGCCTCGATCCAGCAGGTGGTCGGCAACGCGCGCAAGGCGATCCCGGTCGCCGTCGCCAGCTTCACCTGCTCGCTGTTCGTCGGCGGCGCGCTCGCCGGCCTGGCCGTCACCGGCCTGGTCGCCATCGAGCCGTCCACGGTGACCGCCGTGCTCCTCGCCGGCCTGGCCCTGGCCGGTGTGGGCGGGGTGATCCGCAGCGCGCAGTCCCGGCGACGCTAG
- a CDS encoding Lrp/AsnC family transcriptional regulator, whose protein sequence is MEIDTLDRQVTHALRINGRAGYREIGAVLGVSDQTVARRYRRLREEAGLRVVGLPNHIELGYESWALRLRAAPDAAMQIAGALARRPDTAWVNITSGGTEIACSVQIPAAADRESLLLQKLPRTPRLVAVSAHCVIHNYVGGAVGPDLRDDALTAEQIAALTPAAGGRPAARLTDADAPLIDALSWDGRLSFTELAGQTGWPESTVRRRVQELFDSGSLYTDVEMEPELYGFRAVVILWLSVAPSRVAQVGAALGEHEEIVFAAATTGPTNLQATAICEDMPSFYRYLTERIGPLEGVERIESAPVLKHVKQLGAVR, encoded by the coding sequence GTGGAAATCGACACGCTGGACCGGCAGGTGACGCACGCGCTGCGGATCAACGGCCGGGCCGGATACCGGGAGATCGGCGCGGTCCTCGGCGTCTCCGACCAGACCGTCGCCCGGCGGTACCGGCGGCTGCGCGAGGAGGCCGGCCTGCGCGTGGTCGGCCTGCCCAACCACATCGAGCTGGGCTACGAGTCGTGGGCGCTGCGGCTGCGCGCCGCCCCGGACGCGGCCATGCAGATCGCCGGCGCCCTGGCCCGCCGCCCGGACACCGCCTGGGTCAACATCACCTCCGGCGGCACCGAGATCGCGTGCAGCGTGCAGATCCCGGCCGCCGCCGACCGGGAGTCGCTGCTGCTCCAGAAACTGCCCCGCACCCCGCGCCTGGTCGCGGTCAGCGCGCACTGCGTGATCCACAACTACGTCGGCGGCGCGGTCGGCCCGGACCTGCGCGACGACGCGCTCACCGCCGAGCAGATCGCCGCGCTGACCCCGGCCGCCGGCGGCCGCCCCGCGGCCCGGCTCACCGACGCCGACGCGCCGCTGATCGACGCGCTCTCCTGGGACGGGCGGCTCAGCTTCACCGAGCTGGCCGGGCAGACCGGCTGGCCCGAGTCGACGGTACGCCGCCGGGTGCAGGAGCTGTTCGACTCGGGCTCGCTCTACACCGACGTGGAGATGGAGCCGGAGCTGTACGGTTTCCGCGCCGTGGTGATCCTCTGGCTGTCGGTCGCGCCGTCCCGGGTGGCCCAGGTGGGTGCCGCCCTGGGCGAACACGAGGAGATCGTCTTCGCGGCGGCCACCACCGGGCCGACGAACTTGCAGGCGACCGCCATCTGCGAGGACATGCCGTCGTTCTACCGCTATCTGACGGAGCGGATCGGTCCGCTGGAGGGCGTGGAGCGGATCGAATCGGCGCCGGTGCTCAAACACGTCAAGCAGCTCGGCGCCGTTCGCTAG
- a CDS encoding MFS transporter has protein sequence MRKWSPLLAVCLGTFLLLVDVTIVVVALPSIADKFGAGYADLQWVLDGYALALAALLLGAGSLADRYGRRRTYLAGIGIFAISSLLCAVAPNEQALIAARVLQGAGGAAMFACTAALLNVTYQGRDRGVAFGVWGAVNGAAAAAGPLAGGLLTEHLGWRWVFLVNLPICLVAVWFTVRGVTESKASWGGRFDLPGTITFTVAAGAVTYGLIRAGDAGWTDGVALTAFATGAVALVAFIVAELRSDHPMLDLSLFRRAPFATLIVAAFLTQAAAFGYLPFSTVWLQQVLHNGPVDAGLTGALPMAAASLVIGAAAGRFLQKVAPRWTVGLGLLLIAAGDLLQARLDADSTGTALIPGLIVVGVGVGCVLPSLSSAILGAVPRERSGMAGGALNTFRQLGFALGVAVFGTIFADHISDGHGQPVAFADGLNATLLVAAGTAAAAAVLVLLFVRPAAESRDLRPVESGDLTRA, from the coding sequence ATGCGTAAATGGTCACCTCTGCTCGCCGTCTGCCTCGGCACCTTCCTGCTGCTGGTGGACGTCACCATCGTCGTCGTCGCGTTGCCGTCGATCGCCGACAAGTTCGGGGCCGGGTACGCCGACCTCCAGTGGGTGCTCGACGGCTATGCCCTGGCGCTGGCCGCCCTGCTGCTCGGCGCCGGCTCGCTCGCCGACCGGTACGGCCGCCGCCGTACCTATCTGGCCGGCATCGGCATCTTCGCGATCTCCTCCCTGCTCTGCGCGGTCGCCCCGAACGAACAGGCGCTGATCGCCGCCCGCGTCCTGCAGGGCGCCGGCGGCGCGGCGATGTTCGCCTGCACCGCGGCCCTGCTCAACGTCACCTATCAGGGCCGTGACCGGGGTGTCGCCTTCGGCGTCTGGGGCGCGGTCAACGGCGCCGCCGCCGCGGCCGGCCCGCTCGCCGGCGGGCTGCTCACCGAGCACCTCGGCTGGCGCTGGGTGTTCCTGGTCAACCTGCCGATCTGCCTGGTCGCGGTCTGGTTCACGGTGCGCGGCGTGACCGAGTCGAAGGCGTCCTGGGGCGGCCGGTTCGACCTGCCCGGCACGATCACGTTCACGGTGGCGGCGGGCGCCGTCACGTACGGCCTGATCCGCGCCGGCGACGCCGGCTGGACCGACGGCGTGGCGCTGACCGCGTTCGCCACCGGCGCCGTCGCCCTGGTCGCGTTCATCGTCGCCGAACTGCGCTCCGACCACCCGATGCTGGACCTCTCGCTGTTCCGGCGGGCGCCGTTCGCCACGCTGATCGTGGCCGCGTTCCTCACCCAGGCCGCCGCGTTCGGCTACCTGCCGTTCAGCACCGTCTGGCTCCAGCAGGTGCTGCACAACGGACCGGTCGACGCCGGCCTGACGGGCGCGCTGCCGATGGCCGCCGCCTCGCTGGTGATCGGCGCGGCGGCCGGGCGGTTCCTGCAGAAGGTCGCCCCGCGCTGGACGGTCGGGCTCGGCCTGCTGCTGATCGCGGCCGGTGACCTGCTCCAGGCCCGGCTCGACGCGGACAGCACCGGCACGGCGCTGATCCCCGGCCTGATCGTGGTCGGCGTCGGGGTCGGCTGCGTGCTGCCGTCGCTCTCCTCGGCCATCCTCGGCGCGGTGCCGCGGGAGCGCAGCGGGATGGCCGGCGGGGCGCTGAACACGTTCCGCCAGCTCGGCTTCGCGCTCGGCGTCGCGGTGTTCGGCACCATCTTCGCCGACCACATCAGCGACGGACACGGCCAGCCGGTCGCGTTCGCCGACGGTCTCAACGCGACCCTGCTGGTCGCGGCCGGGACCGCCGCGGCCGCGGCGGTGCTGGTGCTGCTCTTCGTGCGGCCCGCCGCCGAGTCGCGGGACCTTCGGCCCGTCGAGTCGGGTGATCTGACCCGGGCGTGA
- a CDS encoding DoxX family membrane protein, which produces MTTIAAHRLEQVEAPGSMLTKSAAKALAVLRVATGFVFLWAFLDKTFGFGYATPSAKAWINGGSPTKGFLAGVEAGPLQGFFHDIAGTTVADWGFMIGLLGIGLAMILGVGLRIAAASGAVMMALMWLAEWPVASGSTNPIVDYHVIYALVGVVLALTYAGHTWGLGRLWTRLPLIQKNRWLI; this is translated from the coding sequence ATGACCACCATCGCGGCGCACCGCCTCGAGCAGGTCGAGGCCCCGGGTTCGATGCTCACCAAGTCCGCTGCCAAGGCACTCGCCGTCCTGCGGGTCGCCACCGGGTTCGTCTTCCTCTGGGCGTTCCTGGACAAGACCTTCGGTTTCGGATACGCCACCCCGTCCGCCAAGGCCTGGATCAACGGCGGCTCACCGACCAAGGGCTTCCTGGCCGGCGTCGAGGCCGGCCCGCTCCAGGGTTTCTTCCACGACATCGCCGGCACCACGGTCGCCGACTGGGGCTTCATGATCGGCCTGCTCGGCATCGGCCTCGCCATGATCCTCGGCGTCGGCCTGCGCATCGCCGCGGCCTCCGGCGCCGTCATGATGGCTCTGATGTGGCTCGCCGAGTGGCCGGTGGCCAGCGGCTCCACCAACCCGATCGTCGACTACCACGTGATCTACGCCCTGGTCGGCGTCGTGCTGGCGCTGACCTACGCCGGGCACACCTGGGGGCTGGGCCGCCTGTGGACCCGCCTCCCGCTGATCCAGAAGAACCGCTGGCTGATCTGA